A region from the Rhodohalobacter sp. SW132 genome encodes:
- a CDS encoding MFS transporter: protein MSEPYKDLSQNVYEFITEDDDNACAAIPDSACKEAPGNFFLNAFNGTCTKLAEQIASPGLVLPWLLSAIGAPASFSGFLVPISRGGSLLPQLAISGRIREYRRRKWFWVGAGVTQAAALLLMALMAVTLSGVWGGVVILLLLALFSMASGVGSVSFKDVLAKTIPKGKRGTLLSIRATAGGILSLGAGYWVYHYIGDGEDVGLYAILLVAAGVLWFVAALFFFMIKEEPGATGGSRTALKEATEGWGLLKEQPQFLKFIIARSLLLSVMLVIPFYSIFARDITGTEVSSLGLFVIANSLAMVLSSYFWGRFADRSSKHVMAAGGFVGVIGAAVALGFLFVPGDWQTPILFSSVFLIAGFAHAGIRMGRKTYLVDAAPEKDRPLYVAVSNTLVGFITVLSAIIGFGADIFGVEWLIALFGMLMIAGIVVSLSLPQADKMVV from the coding sequence ATGTCAGAACCTTACAAAGATTTATCTCAGAACGTCTACGAGTTTATAACCGAAGACGATGACAATGCCTGCGCAGCTATTCCCGATAGTGCATGCAAAGAAGCGCCCGGTAACTTTTTTCTGAACGCTTTCAACGGCACGTGCACAAAACTTGCGGAACAGATCGCCAGTCCGGGACTGGTTCTGCCGTGGCTGCTTTCGGCGATCGGTGCCCCGGCATCATTCAGCGGATTTCTCGTGCCGATCAGCCGGGGAGGATCACTTCTGCCGCAACTTGCCATATCGGGACGGATCCGAGAATACCGCCGTCGAAAATGGTTCTGGGTAGGGGCGGGCGTTACGCAGGCAGCGGCGCTTCTTCTGATGGCGCTGATGGCGGTCACTCTTTCCGGAGTCTGGGGTGGAGTAGTCATTTTGTTGCTGCTGGCACTTTTCAGTATGGCCAGTGGGGTAGGGTCGGTCAGTTTTAAAGATGTACTCGCCAAAACCATCCCTAAAGGAAAACGGGGAACGCTGCTTTCTATCCGTGCCACGGCTGGCGGAATTCTATCCCTGGGAGCCGGTTACTGGGTGTATCATTACATTGGCGACGGTGAAGATGTGGGGCTTTACGCCATACTGCTCGTGGCGGCCGGTGTTCTTTGGTTTGTAGCGGCACTCTTCTTTTTTATGATCAAAGAGGAACCCGGTGCTACCGGCGGATCACGTACGGCATTAAAAGAGGCGACTGAAGGGTGGGGATTGCTTAAAGAACAGCCGCAGTTTCTCAAATTCATCATTGCGCGTTCGCTCTTGCTGAGCGTGATGCTGGTGATTCCATTCTATTCGATCTTTGCGCGGGATATCACCGGAACGGAGGTGAGCAGCCTGGGACTATTTGTGATCGCAAACAGCCTGGCGATGGTTCTCAGCAGCTACTTTTGGGGACGTTTTGCCGATCGCTCCAGTAAACATGTGATGGCCGCCGGCGGATTTGTTGGAGTGATCGGCGCCGCGGTTGCACTCGGATTTCTGTTTGTGCCGGGTGACTGGCAGACCCCCATTCTTTTCTCATCTGTCTTTCTGATTGCCGGATTTGCCCACGCCGGCATACGGATGGGCCGGAAAACCTATCTTGTGGATGCCGCGCCTGAAAAAGACCGTCCTCTTTACGTTGCCGTGAGCAATACTCTGGTCGGATTCATAACGGTGCTGTCAGCGATAATTGGATTCGGCGCTGATATTTTCGGGGTAGAATGGCTGATTGCTTTGTTCGGCATGCTGATGATTGCCGGAATTGTTGTGTCACTCTCTCTTCCGCAGGCGGATAAAATGGTGGTTTGA